Genomic window (Haematobia irritans isolate KBUSLIRL unplaced genomic scaffold, ASM5000362v1 scaffold_92, whole genome shotgun sequence):
catatatattctttcgccgatatgaactaatacggtcccagaagccaggagttttaccccaatttggttgaaatttgcactaggagtacaattagtagtgtagtcaagtgtgccaaaattatattgaaatcggttcagatttagacatagctcccgtatatatatagcattttcacttcaaatgaaacctttacatttcaaatgaaaccattttcaaacaaaatgaacctttttcaaatcaaatgaaacctttttctaatcaaatgaatcctttttcaaatcaaatcaaacctttttcaattcaaatgaaacattttgcaaatcaagtgaaacctttttcatttcaaatgaaactttttcaaatcaaatgaatcttttcaattaattgtaaaatatatttatatttgacCCAGATTTTTAGTTGAAATCATACTATAAACTATTGATGGTTAGGGCTTAATTGCTATGTATTAGAGCTCGACCAAAGCATCAGCTCCGGCTTCGGCTTTCggccaaaaaatcgataatcggccacGAATCGGACTTCGGCTTCATGAGGTCGATTAAGCGAAGCCGAagctttttaaataatttatttgatattgatTTGTCCAAGTGTTGAATTTATTTCAGTCCAACACCCAGTACAAATAAAgcgttaaaaaattataaaaaaaaattgtcattataATATCAAACTATGGACTGAATTGCCATTTATTGTTGTATGTATGCATTCTAAATAATATAtctaatattgaattaaaacacatcaaatttctttaattacaaatttgaggaataataatcggcttcggccgattattgctttttttttgtcgaGCTCTACTATGTATACTGTGTATACATggcaaaatgtgaaaaaaataataatttcatccACAACGAAATTTAGACACTCTAATGTCATATGCGATATTTTTTtcgttgttaattttttttaatttagaatttttcggtttttgcgcgtgttaatttaaatatatttttatattttgacttAATGTCACCAAACCTATATTTTAAAtgtgatttcaattttttattattaaattgtaaACAGTTTTCGTGCGAAATAACTCATTGTGGATTTTCGATTGGTTGATATTTTCGATGATAATATTTAGAAAAGATTATGCGTCTTcaaaagaatttctttaaagtcaccttcttgttgttgtttacataaaccgttatttttaaaaatagaaaCTCATTGGAAAGATCAGCAGCTCTTTACATTGAAAATAAGAAACATTACATTAGTTGCAAATTGGTACTACAATGAGTGAGACTGATTTAGTTCGGGGAAGCTCCGATTGTTGGGAGCCCAATCATAGTATGCCAGTCGAATTAGAAAGCAGCATGTCTGACGTCAAAATCAATGAAGAGCGAGCAATAGCTGTTCCAAAAGAAAACCCAGGACCCTactcaaaaattacaaaagacaCAAAGATgcttcttataaaaattatatgagaAGGAAAAAGCATTGGAGAAGCCGCAAAATTACCAtccattaaaatgaatacagCTAAAACGAATATTTCACGGTATAAAAGAAATGAAGATTTGGTGGAAGCAAGACGTGGAGGAAACCGGCGGTCAGTATTGACGGACGACATTATTAATTGGATTGAAATATATGCGGAACGTGAGCCTGGAATTACATTGAAAACTATAAAACTAAGTTATTTCGAGAAAATGgcataaatatttcattaacaTCCATTAATTATGCGCTCAGAAAGCTCAAAATAACGTTGAAATTAGCTTCGATTGAGATGGATAGAAATGAACTGTGAACGAACAATTCAAATTAAGAGAAAATTATGCAAACGAATTTACACAATGTGGAACCCATTGGGAAAAGTTAATCTTCGTCGATGAGCGTGGGTTTAACCTACATCTCAGAAGATCTCAAGCCAGATCCAGAAAGGGCACCAGAGCGCCAGTTGTTGTTCCAACAGTTCAAAGGTCGAAATGTCACATTGATTGCAGCTATAAACAATGTAGGTGTGGTCCACCACATGGTCGTATCAAATTCTACGGTGAATGCtgaacgatttaaaatgtttatgaCGCAGCTTCTGGAAAAATTAACCCGCAATTggaaaattctttcaatattATGGACAATGCACGTATCCACAAAGGCCAGCATATCGCAAACATGGTAAATTGCAGAGGATGTATCATAAAGTTTCTACCACCATATTCTCCCATGCTGAACCCATTGAGAAACATTCTCCAAAATGAAATTCCACGCACGTTCAATCCTAAGCAATATAGGAATTGAACATAACGTTAACAAGTTATCGAGGAAAGTATTCAACAATTAAATCAAACCGATTGCTAAAAATTATGGTCTTGAAAATTCCACAAGCCGCAAGCCGCAAGCCGACAACCCTTGCACTGAATTAGTTATAAATCATGCTTTAAATTATTACACTGTTTTCTAATATtacattataattttaatataataataattcataTTTTGTAAGTTCTTATGAATTAATTGTAgtgaatttaatttcttataaactTAAGTCCTAATCAATCGATGaataaaatgtatgtatatgttgAGTTCACGGAGACATACAAACTTTTTAGTGGTCCGTAATTTATTAACAAATGAAACACTAGTCTTtacttaagaaattttaaaagggTTTATTCCATTAATTCCGTTTATTCGGTACAGACgcgtaaaaaaactttaaaaacaatttgatcGCTCCAGTTGAAAACTTGAACTGATTTTCTTTTCCTTCGTGGCCCTTTGTATGCTATGTATAAATATGTAAAACTAGATATTGCCGTTATTCCGCAATGCAAACAAATGAAAGggctacatacatatatgtacatatatgtatgtgcaTATAATGATCAAATTGACAATAACCAAAAGGGCTACGAAAGAGAGTATTAAGAGATCAATAAGAATaagtaaatggaaaaaatttcaaatatttaaataatgagaaaatgtaaatataaacaGTGGCGGCGGTAACATTCCCCCCTTCGCAAGCGAACTAGGGTCCCAGGAGCTTGCTCTCTGATCTTTTACCGACGTCTAGTATAGCAATCTTGGTCACGGGCCTCTCATAGGTGCTGCTAGTCGTCTTCACTTTAACGCTTCTGACTTGCCCATCTTTGGCGGTATACAGTTCTGTCACTATTCCTTTGGGCCAACTATTCCGAGGAAGATTGTCGTCCACAATGATGACTACGTCTCCTTTGGATGGTGGTTGAACCTTTTCGAGCCACTTGCTTCTTCGCACCAAATGAGGACCATACTCACGAACCCACCTACGCCAGAAATGATTCGCAAATTTGTGGGTATTATGCCATCTCTGTCGCAGGTCATAATCAAACTCACATAATGGCTTCTGTCCTCCCGCAGAACCAAGTAATAAATGATTTGGAGTGAGGGCATCGTCGTCATCGGAATCTAGAGCCACAAATGTCAAAGGACGAGAGTTGATCATAAATTCAATTTCATATAACGCAGATCGAAGAGTCTCGTCGTTGAATTTGAAAGCTGGTAACATGGAGTAGAGAACGGATTTAACTGTTCTTATTAGACGTTCCCATGCCCCGCCCATATGCGGAGCTGCTGGTGGATTAAATCGCCACTTGATGTCGTCGTATTTAGAGAAAACTTGGTGTAAGTCGATATGTTGTTTTTCTTCACGCAGAATTTTTTCTACAGCTTTGAAATTTGTCCCATTGTCCGTGTATATTTCTTTCGGAGGACCACGTCGGCTGATGAAGTTTTGTATACACAGGATGCACGAGCTAGTATCAAGACTGTGAGCCACTTCAATATGAATTGCACGAACAGTTAGACATGTGAAAAGAACTCCCCATCTTTTTTCTCGGTGTCTTCCAACAGTGACGAACAAAGGGCCAAAAAAGTCGATTCCCACATAAGTAAATGGACGTTCAAAACTCGAGAGCCTAGCTGATGGTAGAGTTGCCATTTGCGGTGGCCGTGGAACTGCGTATAAATTTTTACAGTGTTGACAGCTGCTTCGTACTTTTTTGTATACAACTCTCAATTTTGGGATATAAAAATTCGACTTAATTCTGGATATAGTGGCTTCGTGTAGACAGTGGTGATAATTCTCATGGTAGTACTTCACCACAAGAAATGTAATATAGTGATTTGTGGGCAAAATTATGGCATTGTTGCAGTTTAACATTTCTGCTCTTCCGTAAGCACGAATTACATAATTCTCATCGAGACAAATATTCAATTGCTTCAGAATACTATCTTTTTCGATTggctttttgtttttcaaacgccaaatttcttcggaaaattcGCTCTTTTGggcatatttatataaaatatatttcgatTTCTGGATACATTCGAAAAATGTATCGTTTTCTACATTCGATCTTTGGACAAcggatttcaatttttccatataaaacagGAATTGAGCCAATGCTCGGTACAACCGTCGCCAgcacgaaaaatattcaatgttcataaaaaatttgtgcgATTTACTCACATGTAAATGATGATTACGTACTTCTTCATAGCTGATTCTTCCTAAATCGGAACACTTTGGCCAGATATCCTCATTGTCTTTTAGAAACTCAGGACCTTGGAACCACATGTCGTCCTCGGCTGAGCAGACCTTTGTTGCGAAATCAGCAGGGTTTAATTTAGATGGAACCCAATTCCATTGTGGTAAATTTGTTAATTCCAATATTTCTCCAACTCTATACATTACAAAAGCTTTGAAATTCTTGGGGTCCATGGACAACCACTTCAAAACAGTTTTAGAGTCGGACCAGTAGAAGCACTCAGTACAATTAAGCCGtgtagtttttataatttttcttgatAGACGCGCTCCAATTAGTGCAGCTTGAAGTTCCAGTCTAGGAATGGAAACTGGTTTCAGTGGGCTAACTTTACCCTTGGCTGCCACTATGCGCACGTCGACTTCACCTTGGTATTGAATACGAAAATAACAAACAGCAGCGTATGCGTTTTCCCCAGCGTCGACAAAAGTATGTAACTGCACATTAAATGTCGATTTCAACAATCTCGAGTAACATCTCGGAATAGAGACAgttgaaattttctccagatttgaaagcCAGGAACACCACTTTATATGCAAGTCCTCATTTAGTTCGTCGTCCCATTTAATGGCGGATCGCCATATACCCTGCagcaaaattttaagacttATGGTATAATGAGACACGAAGCCGAGGGGGTCAAATATTGACATCAAAACTTGAAGGACTTCTCTTTTGGTGGGAACCGTATGCCTTTGAAACACGTTTCTTTTGAGCCTCGAAAATCGACAATTGTATTGAAAAACATCATTATTTGATTCCCAATACATACCATGAATTTTCTCGACAGCTCCAAAGGAGTTTTCAATTGCTGCGCCACCTTCTGCTAATTTTTGTCgcactatttttgaatttgaagccCAGTTACGCACGTGAAACCCACCTTTAGCATGAATCGTTTTGACTTGATTCGCTAACTTTATGGCCTCTTCCTCGGTTTGAACACTGTCGATGAAATCATCAATGTAGTGGTAGAAATTTATTGCTTTGACTGCACGAGGGTATAAGTCGCGAAAAACTTCGGCGTTCTGGTTTCGCACAAAATTAGCAATACACGGAGCACAGCTAGTTCCAAACGTTAAGGCTTTCATTACATATGCGATTACTTCACCATCTTTGAGCCACAGGAAACGTTGGGCGTGCATATCCACATCATTTACATTGATACGATGAAACATCTCAGCGATGTCGCCACAGATAGCAATTTGACCAACTCTAAACTCGAGTAAAACATTTATAAGCGATGTCAGTAAATCGGGGCCACTCATCAAGAAATCATTGAGTGACTTATTATTCGATTTTGCTGCAGCATCCCACACTAGTCGGACTTTGCCAGGTTTATTTGGGTTTAGAGcaacaaaaattggaaggtacCAAGTTCTACTATAAGAATTAAATTCAGAATTTGTTACCTTTCTGGCATATCATTTGTTGAGAAGTTTGTCGATTTCCACCTGCATAGTTTCTTGTAGTTGTGGATCCTTCTTGAACTTCTTTTGGAGACACTTAAGTCGATGGCAGGCAACTTCCTAACTTTCTGGTAAAACTGGATTTTCATCTTTCCAAAGTAAACTTACTTCAAATTGTTGGCCTTTTCTAATtacattattttccaaaatctgcATAGCTTTCTGGTCCTCGAATGACAACAATGTTTTCTCCTGGGCCACCTCCAGTGCGAAATACTCTTTTACGTCATCGTGTAAATTCTTGAATCGATCCTCACATGCACATGTGTGAATATTTAGAGAAAAAGATTTCCTTACACCGGAGCCACAACCTTGCAGTGTCCAACCAAGACGAGTTTTTGTTGCTATAAGCAGATTTCTTCCACCTTCACGGACTTTCAATGGCACAGCCACTCTCCAATTGTTTACACCAATTAGTATTGTCGGCTTGACATTTTCGTACGACTGTATAGGCAAACCTTTGAAATACGGGTTATCTTTTACAATGGATTCGAAATCCAAGCTTTGTGTTGGTAGGCCAAGATTTTGCACAGTGTGCACGTTGTAAATAACGTATTTCGAACCATTTACTCCAGACACTTCCACATTCAATCTCACAGCATCGTCTTCAGATCGGGTTGTATTTCCAGTCCATTTTAATTCTAATGGTTCACTTTCACCTTTCAGTCCCAACTGGTTGTAAAATTCATGTTCCATAAGGGTCACCGAAGAACCTTCATCCAAAAAATCGAACGTATTCACAGAGCcaccattgaaataaatttttatgggcAAAATTCGAAAATACGGGTTTTGGTTATCACTGTTGTTGTGCGTATTTACGTTTCCACTTTGCTGCGGTAGTGCTATATTGCTTGCACTTGGTTCTACCGTCGTATATTTATGTAACAATGGATGATGTTTTGCTGCACAACCATTAATTCCACACTTCCTATTAGAAAAACACTTTCTGCGATGTAAATTCAAGCACTGTCTacataatttgttttcttttaccaCATTCCATTTGGCGTCTAAATTAAAAGATTGAAACTCTCCACAGTTCTGAATTTTATGAGCTTCACTTTTACACGAAAAACAAATTGGCTTGCTTGTATTATTCTGTTGATGAGTGTTCACTGATGCTCCCTTTTTACTTGTTGCAGGAGACACGACTTGGCTCGCAGCAGCTGCTATTGCATATATCCAATCACTAAATTCTTTCACAATCGGcactttttcatttttaatatgCATTGCCCAGTTCAGCTTTTGATTGTTTGGCAATTTTTCGACCAATGTCTTCACGAGCATCGGATTATTCAAATGGGCCACTAAATTGCAGGCTTCCATTGTCGAACAAATATTACGCACTGTTAAAGCATATTCAATTAAACTGTCCAATCGATCTTTTAAAGGAGGTATTTTGGTTGCTTTCTCAATCATACTGTCCAATATATGCTCTGGACGACCGAAACACATTTCCAAAGTTTGAATAATTTCATTCACCATCGACGGGATCAGTAATTTACTTTTCACTAACTCTTTAGCACGACCGCGGAGACACGACTGCAGACGCTTTAAATTTTCGCCGTCACTGTAGCCGGCTATCTCGGTGCTGTTGCGATAGTTACTGATGAATAAGGGCCAGTCTTCTGGATTACCATCAAAATTCGGCAATTCTTTTGGTATTACTTGCCTTGCTGCAATTTGTGTTGGTGTTGGATGAAACGATGTGGTATTGTTGGCGAAGGAACTCGACGGCTGGCTTAAATTGCCTGGGGATAAAATATGAtattttttctccaaatattgCCTTTGCAGTTCTTTTTCTTCTTCCAACATTTGTAGCTGCAACTGTGTTTGAGACGACGAGTTGCATGGGGACACGTTCGAGCCGTTAGAATTATTAAAATGGCGTTGTATATACTGCTCCTTATGTGCCGGTAGCGTCATTGTTGTATTTGTAGGCGCCATACTTGAGATTTGCTTGGGCATTGTGACATTGGGCAACAATGTACTCGAGCCTTGATTCTCCAAATTTAGGTTATGTGCATTTGCATATGCACCCCTTTGGCTGGTACTTACTTGTGCCGACGGTAGTCCAATTTGGGTAAATGGTTGATGTACTGCGTTTTGCTGCACTGTTGTGCCATTTCCAGTAGCTGGTGATGATGCAGCTCGAGTACCGGTGGTGAAGTCAGTGGTGTCATCAACGGGCGGCAACTGTTGTGTTGCATTAGATTTATCGCCAGAGTCCACCGGTTGTTCCACACAACATGAGCAACTCCAGCTTACATTCGCTATGTTGCTGTCCACTTTTACACATTCAAAATGGAAACACTTATCACACGAATCGCACTGCACCATACGATCAGTGTCTTTTAGATCACACTTATTGCAATTAACATCGGTTTCCGACATTATTTTGTCTTTAACTTTGAATCCGatgaaattgtataattttcttgcgGCTTGTATCTTTgttcaaacaacaacaaaaatttgacttttgaaCCACCACTATTCAATTTATTCTTTCACTTTTGAAACTCTTCAATTTGAACTACTATAAACTTTTTGTTAaagtcaaaatatatttttttttgtatgtattttattttgtatgtatTTTATTCGTATTATTCGCTCACTCgcgcaaataaaaattatttttaataaacttcacaaataaattgtttttaaagaatGTTGAGTTCACGGAGACATACAAACTTTTTTAGTGGTCCGTAATTTATTAACAAATGAAACACTAGTCTTttacttaagaaatttttaaaagtgtTTATTCATTAATTCCGTTTATTCGGTACAGACgcgtaaaaaaactttaaaaacaatttgatcGCTCCAGTTGAAAACTTGAACTGATTTTCTTTTCCTTCGTGGCCCTTTGTATGCtatgtataaatatataaaactgGATATTGCCGTTAGTCCGCAATGTAAACAAATGAAAGggctacatacatatatgtacatatatgtatgtgcaTATAATGATCAAATTGACAATAACCAAAAGGGCTACGAAAGAGAGTAATTAAGAGATCAATAA
Coding sequences:
- the LOC142242862 gene encoding uncharacterized protein LOC142242862, which encodes MSGPDLLTSLINVLLEFRVGQIAICGDIAEMFHRINVNDVDMHAQRFLWLKDGEVIAYVMKALTFGTSCAPCIANFVRNQNAEVFRDLYPRAVKAINFYHYIDDFIDSVQTEEEAIKLANQVKTIHAKGGFHVRNWASNSKIVRQKLAEGGAAIENSFGAVEKIHGMYWESNNDVFQYNCRFSRLKRNVFQRHTVPTKREVLQVLMSIFDPLGFVSHYTISLKILLQGIWRSAIKWDDELNEDLHIKWCSWLSNLEKISTVSIPRCYSRLLKSTFNVQLHTFVDAGENAYAAVCYFRIQYQGEVDVRIVAAKGKVSPLKPVSIPRLELQAALIGARLSRKIIKTTRLNCTECFYWSDSKTVLKWLSMDPKNFKAFVMYRVGEILELTNLPQWNWVPSKLNPADFATKVCSAEDDMWFQGPEFLKDNEDIWPKCSDLGRISYEEVRNHHLHVSKSHKFFMNIEYFSCWRRLYRALAQFLFYMEKLKSVVQRSNVENDTFFECIQKSKYILYKYAQKSEFSEEIWRLKNKKPIEKDSILKQLNICLDENYVIRAYGRAEMLNCNNAIILPTNHYITFLVVKYYHENYHHCLHEATISRIKSNFYIPKLRVVYKKVRSSCQHCKNLYAVPRPPQMATLPSARLSSFERPFTYVGIDFFGPLFVTVGRHREKRWGVLFTCLTVRAIHIEVAHSLDTSSCILCIQNFISRRGPPKEIYTDNGTNFKAVEKILREEKQHIDLHQVFSKYDDIKWRFNPPAAPHMGGAWERLIRTVKSVLYSMLPAFKFNDETLRSALYEIEFMINSRPLTFVALDSDDDDALTPNHLLLGSAGGQKPLCEFDYDLRQRWHNTHKFANHFWRRWVREYGPHLVRRSKWLEKVQPPSKGDVVIIVDDNLPRNSWPKGIVTELYTAKDGQVRSVKVKTTSSTYERPVTKIAILDVGKRSESKLLGP